The nucleotide sequence AAGGAAGTGGGCGCAATCGGACAGTCCCAATTTCGTCGCCAAGTCGCGCAGGTAACCGCCCAACTCGCCTTCGCCGAGGATCAGCAGCTTCGCCTCCGGCATCCGCCGGCGGACTTCGACCATCGCCCGCAGCAGGTGCCACTGGCCCTTGGCCCGGGTCAACCGTCCCGCGGAGATGATCGTCGGCCCCGCCACCAGCGCCGCCTCGGTTTCGGTCAGCGGCTTGGCCGCGGCGGCGGCGATCGCATCGGGATCGATGCTGTTGTAGATCACGTCGATGTTCGCGCCGTCCAGACCGTACTTGTCGATCAGCGTCTCCCTCGCCCCCTTCGAGGCGGCCACGATGCGGTCCGCCCGCCCATAGTACCGCCGGATCAGCCAGTCGCCCGCCATCCGCCGCAGCCCCCCCACCTGGCCGTACCGCTTGTCCTCGCCGATCACCGGGATCGCCCGGCTTTCCGGCGAACGGGTCAGCACGTTGGGCAAATTCGCCGGTTCATTGAAGCTGAAAACCGCCTCCAGCCCCAGCCGCCTTCGCACCTGGCGCAGGGCCCGAACCGCTTCGGTAATACGAATTACACGACCCCACGTGCTGCCCGGGGGCGGCTCGGGAAGGCGCAGGTCGATCAGTTCGCCGCCGTATGGGTAGTCGGTTCGGCGGGTATCGAAGACGATCAGGCGGCATTCGTGCCGCTCGGCGAGGTACCGGCTGAGCGTCGCGGCCATGCGTTCGGCCCCTCCCTGCGAGAGCGTCGGTACAACTATGCCTATCCTCACCGCCGGCCTTTCATTATAATGGCCCTCCGCCGGCTATCTGTATCAGAAGGCGACGC is from Phycisphaerae bacterium and encodes:
- a CDS encoding glycosyltransferase, whose amino-acid sequence is MAATLSRYLAERHECRLIVFDTRRTDYPYGGELIDLRLPEPPPGSTWGRVIRITEAVRALRQVRRRLGLEAVFSFNEPANLPNVLTRSPESRAIPVIGEDKRYGQVGGLRRMAGDWLIRRYYGRADRIVAASKGARETLIDKYGLDGANIDVIYNSIDPDAIAAAAAKPLTETEAALVAGPTIISAGRLTRAKGQWHLLRAMVEVRRRMPEAKLLILGEGELGGYLRDLATKLGLSDCAHFLGFQPNPHKFISRASVFALSSLWEGFGMVVLESLAAGTAVVATDVRSGPREILAPTSDFRRGADGIEQAHYGLLTATPDGVFHGADVPPTPEERMLAEAILRLLSDHSLRNSYSARGPVRAADFRADKLLPEYERSLQRARKC